Genomic window (Sediminispirochaeta smaragdinae DSM 11293):
CTGCAGGAAGGAGGAAATAATCAACCCGGCGGTACCGATACCTCCTATGAGAACAACACCGGCTGATCCCACATCACCTCCTGCACCGAAACCGCCATAGAGTAGCTCTTGCCCTACGCCAAAGGCTGCAAGAAAGCCGCCTATGAGCCCTACAAGGATGCTGATAACCATGATAACGGCACCGATCCTGGAAAGCTTTCCGGCAACGGGAATATCCTCTTCGTCCATGAGATCCGTCCAGAGGAGGTCCCACTTCACGATCCGGGGATAGAGGATCAAGAGGATGGGAATGCCAAGGACGATCGAAGGGATGCTGTTGTTCAGGGTAATGATACTTCCGAGGGCCGCAAACGGGACCATACCGAGGACATCAAGAAACCAGGCGATGGGAAGCGCACAGGCTGCAGCGCCAAGAATGGCAACGACCACATACGTAACAACCTTTCTTCCGGATTTCAGATCCGGGGTATACTCGCCGGAGGGAGCAAGACCAAGATTAATCCACAGCTTATAGGGAACATAAGCAAACATGAAGTTCCCCACAAAGCCGGAGATACTGCCGATTCCAAGAGAACCGAAAAAGTCTCCGATAAGGTTTCCGATGGCAGATCCCCAGGCACCGGCAGGACCGAAAAGCAGGCCAAGAACTACGGGAAGTGCGCTTCCAGGTCTGACCTCGGTTATACCGGGGATAAGTACAAAGCCCTTAAACGGAATCAGTAGGGCCGCATACAGGCCGGCACTCAGTGCCACAAGAACAACCATTTTGGTGTTTTTCCACATGGCAAACACATCTCTCATAAGCAACTCCTTTTATTATGTATTAGGTACCTCCAAGGAGGCACATGATACACCTACAGAGAATAATCGGCCCAAGGGAAGGTGGAAACCAGGGAATGAAACGCCGCAGCATCAAAACGAATATAGGCAACAACCGCCACAACGACAATACCGATGCAAGAGGCGAGGAGATCCTTCCACGTCATTTTCAAATCAAGATAGTTGGTCCGTTTTTCGGAATAACCGAACCCCTTTGACTCAAGGGCCATGGAAAAAACGTTTGTTCCCCTGATCACCGAAACCAGGGTAGGAATCATCAAGGGAGCGTATTTTCGAATCTTTTCCAGGATATTTCCGGAGTCAAGATCTAATCCCCGGGACTTCTGCGCCTGAATGATTGTATAACTGGTCGCCACAATCATCGGGACCAGCCTGATGGCGGTCGAAAAGGCAAAGGCCCCGCGATACGGCAGGTGAATCTTTACCAAGCCCTCCGAGATTTCCTCAATTTTAGTCGTGCTGAGGAACACCATACCGGCAAGGATCATGAGGTTTGTGCGAATGGCGGTCATACATCCGTAAAAGAGACCATTGAGAGAAAAGATGAGGAAACGCTCTCCTCCCCCTTTTCCGGCGATGGCCCAGATGACAAGGGAAAAGAGGCTTATCATCAGCAGGACCACCTTGATTCGCTTCAAATTGGAAAGAATTTTAGCTGCTGCTCCGTGGAGCAAAACGAGAAGGAGTGTCGCACTCAAGATAATGATGTTTTTTGATATGACGCCGACGGTAAAGGTGAGGAACATCAAGAGCAATTTTGTTCTCGGATCAAGACGATGGATACCTGTCTTCAGATCCATATATAAAAACATATCCATCTTACATCCCCCCTGTACACAGCTTCATTTCATTGATGGAGAGCAATGTCTTGCCCAACAGATTGGAGAGGGAAACGATGTGAGGTGTCTTGAGATATGATGCGGTAAGCTCTCCTTCCCTGGCAAAGACCTCCCTCGTCGGGCCATCCATCAAAAGCCTTCCATCCTTGATCACCGCCACCCTGTGAGCGTATTCGGCGACCACCCACATGGTGTGGGTAATCATGATTATGGTATGACCGGCCTCGTTAAGCTTTCTGATCAGTTCCATCATCCGGCGCTGCTCTTTGAAATCAAGTCCGGTCGTCGGCTCATCAAGGATGATGCTCTTCGGCCTGGCCGAAAGGACCGAGGCGACGGCAACCCGTTGACGCTCTCCCTTGCTTAAAGAAAAGGGATCGGCCTCTTCGTAGCCGGTCAACTCCACCGATTCCAAGGCCTCGCCCACCCGACGACGCACCTCCTCCTCTCCGCAGCCGCGGATCTTTGGACTGAAAGCGACCTCGTCGTAGACCGTGTCCGAAAAAATCTGGTGATCGGGATTCTGAAATACATAACCGATCTCCTTACCGATCTCAAAGATGGAGTGCTCTTTGGTGTTCTTTCCGTAAACGGCGACCTCTCCTTCGGAGGGAAGCAAAAGTCCGTTTAGATGTTTTACCAGGGTGGTCTTGCCGCTGCCGTTGTGGCCAAGCAAGGCAACGAACTCTCCCTCGCGAATCTCAAGGTCGACGTCACTGACAGCCTTGTTTCCGTTGGGATAGACATGAGAGAGCCCCTCGACCCTGACCACGGGATCACCATAGGTATCCCGGCGCTCCTTCTCACCGGCCAAGAGGGCTTGATAGGCTCGATCTTCAATCCGCAGTCCCCGCTCGTTAAAAAAAGCCTTCCCTTCCTCAGGGGTGATGGGAAGCCGCTCCCCTTCGATATGGAGAAGTTCATGAAAAAACTTCGGGATCTGAAGGCTCATGATGCCGATATCATCGGTAAAAGCCACATCGCGAAGTAGCTGATCCGGCTTTCCCTCTTTAAGGATCTTCCCATCCTTCATGAGGACAAGGCGGTCTGCATTCAGCGCCTCTTCGGTCTCGTGTTCTATGATGATAAGGGTAAAATCACTGCTTGCATGAAGCTCCCGTGCTATCTGGAAAATTCCCAGTTTACCCACGGGATCAAGATCAGTGGTCGGTTCGTCCATGCAGATGATGTCAGGAAAGGTGGCGAGGACCGAGCCGATCGCCAAGCGTTGTTTCTGTCCTCCTGAGAGGGTTGATGGTTGTCGCTCCTCAAAACCTTGAAGGTTAACGGTATGTAAGACCTTCTCGATTCTCTTTATGATCTCGGTCCGCTCAACCGCAAAGTTTTCCGGTCCGAAGGCTATCTCGAGATTGACGTTTGTGGAAAAAAGCTGGGCCTCGAAATCCTGAAAAACCAATCCGACTGTACGTGCCATAGAGCTGACGCTATTTCCCTTTACCGGCTTTCCATTCACTAAGACCTGCCCTTTGTACGTTCCTTTCAGAAAACCGGGGATAAGACCGTTCAAACTATTTGCCAGGGTCGACTTACCGGCCCCGCTTGGTCCCATAACAACAACAAACTCTCCCCGTTCGATACTCAAATCGATGCCGTCCACAGCCTCAACCTCGGGATTCCCCCGGTAGCTGAAATGCAAGCCCTGAATATCGACAGCCTTTACCCCATCTTCCATGGGGACCTCCTTTATAACCTTTTCGATACCGGCACACCAATTTATTGCATACACCATGGCCGCATAGTGAAGCCCTTCTCCCCTGCCAGAATAGTCTCGGTTGTGCCGATGCTCGCTCCCGTCACAGAGCGCTCTCCCCTTCCCCGTACACACGCTTCAGTAGGTAGGGAGAGATAAGCCCCTTGGGAGTAATGATCCCGGCAATCAGGTGGGGAGGCACGATGTCAAAGGCGGGATAATAGGCCTTCATCGTATCGGTAGTAGTTGCAAGGCCCCGAAGGTGTTTTACTTCCTCGGGATCGCGTCGCTCAATGATGATGGAATCCCGTCCCACCTTTCTCATGTCCGGGTCTCCTGAGAAGGGAAAATACGGAATCCCATGGAATGCGGCGCTTATGGCATTTTGGTAGGTTCCGATTTTATTGGCGACCCAGCCGTCGCTCACGGCAATGTCCACGGCGGTCATGTATTTCTGAATTTTGCCCTGGCTCATGAGGTAAGCGGGCATGTTATCGGTAATGAGGGTTACATCGGCCCCTATCTCTTCGAGGCAGGGAGCAGTCAATCGTGCACCCTGAAGATAGGGACGGGTTTCAGGGGTGTACACCTTTATACGTTTTCCCTGCTCCATGGCAAGAGCAATGGTAAGGATAAAAGAAGTCTCGGCGAAACACATGGTCAACACCCCATCGCCGTCGTCGATGAGGGAGGAACCGATATCCGCCATGGCAAAGGCCCGCTCCTCATAGCGGGACTCATAGGTTGCAATAAACGCCCCGGCTCTTTCGCCGCAGCAGGCCCCCTTCCCAAGACTCTCCTGAATCGCCGATACCATCAGCTCAAGGACCCTGGCCATGGTCGTATTGGTCGGGCGTGTCTTTTCAAGACGCTCTTTTGCCTGGGCAAAACGTGCAGGGTCACGGGGCAAGCGCCCCTCATCCATCCGCTTTGCAAGCAGCAACATTGCCTGCATCGCCGCTCGAACCGGGCCGCCTCCTTGGGTAACCATCTTTTCGATGGCCCAAGCAACATCCTCCGTTTCCCGGCAGCGGAAAAAACTTTTTTCAAAGGGATAAAGGCTTCTGTTTCCAATGAGAACTTCATCCCCTTCGATCCGGGCGATGTTCTCCTTCTTGAGAATAAACGGCATATAATCGCTTAGATGTCGCATAAACCTTCCCATATGTTGCAAAATGTTGTATCACAACATTTTTATTACAATTTTGTATTGTACACTTCATACCGCAATTGTCAATGGAAATACATCGTTCGTGTTCACAGATGGCCGGTCCCTAAAAGCGAAGGGTAAACGTGGTATGAACAGAGCCGTACGTTCCGGTAAATATAGGCCCGAGCTCACCCCGCTCTCCTGAAGAAAGGAACTCACCATCCAGGGAAAGGCGTCCGGTCATCGCCAGGGTGCACCCCTGAAAAGGCTCATATTCAAAACCCATCGCTGGTGAACAAGAAAAATCGTCGGGAGTAAAGAGAAAGGAAAAATTGACACGTGTATAGTCATCAAGACTATAGATTCCCTGAGCGTAGAGGTAGTTCCTCCTGCTGTAGTCGGAAAGCTCCTCCGAGTTGAGTTCCGCCGCATCCAACTCACGTATAGATTGCGAGTGTCCTAGATATCCGGGACCATGAAAGAGGTACTGAACAACAGCGTAGAGATCACCGTCAAAAAGAGAGGCATCCACGCCCAGGGCAGCCTCAAGCCCGGTCCATCCCTCCGGATCAGCGGGATCAAAACCATAGAGGGCATCGAGAACGATTCCCACAGCCGTATCGAGCTTTAGAGACACGCCGCCCCGATGGAATCCCATCCAATACTCCTCATCCGGGGCCTGAAATGCGTAGAGCAGCTGAACACTGACGTTAGACCAGTGGTTTTCCCCGGAGGCACCGAAAAGGAGCCCATCTCCAGCTGTTTCCAGGGGATCAACGCCGCCGGCGGAGAAGAACAGGATCTTCGTAAGGTCAGATGGATAAAAAGCAAGGGTTCCGCCAAGGGAACCCCTTGGCCTTGCATCAGGCAAGAGAGGATTTGGAGGATTGAGAAAATCTGTCGGACGAAAGGCCTGACCGTAGCCAAAGGCAATCCGCATAAGCCCCAACTCGATATCGGTTACCTCTCCCCGAATCTGTGCGTAGAGCCGTTCTAACTCCAACTTTGCCACATAGTTTTCATCATCTGTCGAGCTCTCCGCCCGGTCGTTCGAATAGAGCAGCGTCTCGGCCCCGCTTCCCGTTGCTGCGATAAGGTTTACCGCAGCTTGCACAACCGCCCGGTCGCCTAAAGAAGAGCGCATGCGCACATTGGCGTACTGCTCTGTGCCATAGCTGAAATCAGAGGCCTCCCCTGCTCCGGCTACCGTATCAAGGGTTGTAGTTAGAATACCGGAGAATACAGGTTCTGCAAAAATCGGCATAGCAACGACCATGAAAAGCGTGGCGATAATAAGACCATGCCCCAACAGGCGGGCCCGACGGCAAGCCATGGCCCCTAAAGAACCTTGCCGCCGTTTCATCTTTCAAGATTCCGCATGCTGAAAACCGAATCGTTCACCGGAGCATCCAGGACCACATCGTGCATAATGAAAAGGGTTCGACTATTCTTACGCAGCAAATCCCGCATCTCAAACTCAACGGGGAATCGACGGTCATGAATGACATCCGCGCGGATTAGGGAATACTCCTTCAGCTTCGCACCCGACAAGGCGTAAAATTCGGCATGAAGAAGATCACCGTTTTCTTTGTCGACCCAAAACTTTCGCCGAGGATAACTCTCACTCGCTTTCTTGGCAGCTAAGTCGAGCACCCAGGCGGGATGTCCGTCGATGGTATCACTCCCGATGAGGGTCGGATCGTAACGGTCGGACATCTTATTATTTTCGATGGTATCCTCATAGGAAAGATCAGAGCCCATCATCGACTCCTTCAACAGGTGACCGGAAATCAGCATAACCTGTTCGCTGTCGGGAGAATAGACATAGAGGCGTCCGCTTCGTTTAAGGTACTTCGTGCCGAGATCTTCCTGATTGACAAATTCGATGAAGCTGTCCGAATTTTCCTTTGCCACAGCCTCAAAGCGTTTTTCATAGCGGCGTCCCTGGTATTCGATGATCATCTCGCCGGTATAGGTAATGGTATCGTAGACCTCGTTATCGTCCACTTGTGCCAATAGCTCGGCGGCGGTAGGTTCGCCCTCCACCACCTCAGGGGATAAGAAGAAAAAAGAAGAGACTGCAGCACATAGCAGCACCACCGGCACAATCTTGAATCTTCCGTAGCTATTATACTTTTGCACCGTACACTCCTTTGCCCATGATTTTGCTCGGGCATTCTGATAAGGACTCATCGCCGAAGGGCCTCTACCGGTTCAATGAAGGCACTTTTCAACGAAGGAATCAATGTACAAAGGGAAGAGACAAGGATCCCGAAGACAAACCCTTCCATGAGAATTTTCGGGGAGAAGGTGATAAAAATGGTACCTGAGACGGGAAATTCCTTCATGCCGCCTCCGGTAAAGGTATCCATGTCCAGAGGAAATAGAGAGCCTATCCATGTCGCTACCCCGCCGAAGAACATGCCGACGGCCGATCCCAAAACGCTCAGAAAGACCGCTTCCAGAAAGAAGACGGTAACGATCTCCCTGCGAGTCATCCCCAAGGCCCCCATCATACCGATTTCCTTAATACGCTCATGAATGACCATCAGAACGGTGTTGATAATCAGAAAACTGGCGACAATTTGAAAAACAAGAAAGACAATGACATACAGAAAAGAGGTTTGCCGCATATAAGCAACCCAGTAGTTATCCCCCCACTCGCGGACCGTTTGCCCCGGCCCTAGAATCTTCGCAACTTCATCCCGTAAACGGGGAGCGTCATCGGCATTTTCGGCATAGATGAACATCTGTTGGGTAGCCTCCCCCAGAACCAGGATGCGTTGGAGGCGATCAATGGGGACGAGAATAACATCTTCGTCGAATTTTCGATAATCGAAGGTAAATATTCCTGTTATCACAGGTCGCCAGTATTTATCGGAAAACTGTGCAGACACTGTTTTCAAAGGTATGGGGTCCCCGATCTTCACCCCGGCCTTCCGTGCAAATTCAAACCCCACGGCGCATTCGTTACTCCCGGCCTTGGGAAAACGGCCTTCAATCAAACCATCGTCACGATCGGTCAAATTAAAAACATTTACCGCACGCTCCCGCTGTATATCAACACCCCAAAGCAAGGCGTGTTTTACCGTACTGTCGAAAAGCGAGGCATACGTGGTAATTCTCGGCAAGGCTGCCTTTACACCGGGAAGAGCCTCGATCTCGGCAGAGAGTTCGGTGGCACTCTTCCCGTCGACAATGGGATACTGAACCGGATAGTATTCCCGTTCCTCTTCAAACAGGTTGCTAACTACATTGACATGGCCTGTTTCATAGGTCCTTACAGCCTCCTCTATCCCCTCTATCATCCCGGAAATCCAGGCCTGCATGAAAATATTAAAAAAGACGGCAACGGCGACGGCGATAATACAAAGGATTGTCCTTCTACCGTTTCGCCAAATATTACGATACGCTATGGTCGATAGGGTGAGAAGATCACCCTGCCCCCGCCGCTGTTTATCCATGACCTTAACCATTATCTACTTCCTCACTCAAAACGAAGGCTTTCGGTGACGGGCATCCGCAGAGCCCTGAAGGTGGGAGGCAAGGCCATAAGGGCGGAAAGAAGCGTTGCTATAAAAGCGGTACCCACAATCACCTTGGGGTTCCATGCCGACCGAAACTGCGAGGTAATACGATATCCAAAATCACCACCCATCTGCTTTGCAAGGGAAGAAAAATCGATACCGGTATGTACCATGGGAATATTGATCAGGCAGCCCAAGAGCACACCCACCGAGGCGCCGATAAGGCCGACAAGGCCAGCCTCCAACACATAAGAGAAAAGGAGCTGACCGTCGGTCATCCCGAGGGCCCGCATCATACCAATCTCTTTTGTCCGTTCAAGCACCGCCATCAGCATGGTATTTGCAATGCCGATAAACGAGAGAAGAAAGAGAAAAAGCGCCATGATGCGGGTAGAGACATGGTCTCCGGCGGAAGCCGCAAAATAATCGGCGGAATAATCTTCCCACCCCTTGACGACAAGCTCGGAAGGAAACCGTTTCCCCTCTTCGGCAAGCGAGGCTGCAAGGGCTGACGTAATCGTATCTGGACTCTCAAAGCTTCCAGGAAGAACGAAATCCCTTGCATTCGAGGCCCGGATTAAGAGCTCGGTCACGGCGCCGTCCAACATGAGTCCGCCTGTTCCCTGAAGGGCATCGAGGGGGATATATGCTATATTTCCGTTTGTCTTCGGATTCGGTGAATTGATAATGCCGACGACCACCGCATCAATGAGCTGATTTACATGGCGGATGGCACCGGAATAGTCGGCTGCAGTCATCGCCTTTAGGACCCGGTCAAGAAGATCGCTATCGTCCGTGGAAAGAAGATAATCACCAACGAAGGGATCCCGTGTATAGGCCGATTGTATCAACTGACGGTCCTCAGCCGTAAGGGACGGCAGCAAATCCTCCTCAAAACGCTCCTCACGAATTTTTTCGGGAGCGGCAATCATGTCGATAACCGTCGATATCCGTACATCCATCCGCCCCGAAGCATACAGGATATCCCATAGGTGATTGATCTCCTCTTGTGTTACATCGTCGCGAAGGGCCATACGAGCCTCTCCGGACTCAAAGCGTTCGGTATAGAGCCCCTGAACAAAGATCCGCTCTTCTTCATCCCGGGCGGCAGCAAGCACCTCATCCTCCCAAATATTCTTCGAAGGGCGCCGAGGAATACCTACATGTAATTTTTCCGCAGCCATTGTCCCGAGAGCAATTTCGAAGCTTCCGGAGCGAGGGAAACGGCCGGCATCTACAAAATCGGTGTAGCGCAAAAGCCTGTCTTCTCGTTTGGGATCCATGGCGTTAAAGAGGATGGGAGCGGAACCGGTACGGGAGTAGAGGGTACCTGAGAATACGAAACGGGGGGCCGCGTCATAGCCCGAGCGCTCCAGGGCCGAGGCTATGCTTTGCCAGCCGGTAAAACTTTCGTACATGGGAAGTTCATCTTTCTTGTCGAAATAGGTCTTGGTCTGGATCTTTGCCGCCCCCATCTCATAGGAGACGATATTCCGACGTGAATCGAGGTTCATCCCAAGCAGCCATCCATCCATGAAAATATAGAGTGCGACACTTACTGCCACGGCAAGGGCGGTAATAACCGTTTTGACCCGATGCCGTGCAAGATTCCGTAATGCCATCGAGGCAACGGTTCCCGAGATGGAAAACCTCATCGTCGACTCTCCGATTCAACCATCCCGTCACGAAGCATTATCAAACGACGGGCAAACTCCATTACCATGGGATCGTGTGTGGAAAAGATAAAAGTCG
Coding sequences:
- a CDS encoding QueT transporter family protein, whose translation is MRDVFAMWKNTKMVVLVALSAGLYAALLIPFKGFVLIPGITEVRPGSALPVVLGLLFGPAGAWGSAIGNLIGDFFGSLGIGSISGFVGNFMFAYVPYKLWINLGLAPSGEYTPDLKSGRKVVTYVVVAILGAAACALPIAWFLDVLGMVPFAALGSIITLNNSIPSIVLGIPILLILYPRIVKWDLLWTDLMDEEDIPVAGKLSRIGAVIMVISILVGLIGGFLAAFGVGQELLYGGFGAGGDVGSAGVVLIGGIGTAGLIISSFLQNYPKKES
- a CDS encoding energy-coupling factor transporter transmembrane component T family protein; translation: MDMFLYMDLKTGIHRLDPRTKLLLMFLTFTVGVISKNIIILSATLLLVLLHGAAAKILSNLKRIKVVLLMISLFSLVIWAIAGKGGGERFLIFSLNGLFYGCMTAIRTNLMILAGMVFLSTTKIEEISEGLVKIHLPYRGAFAFSTAIRLVPMIVATSYTIIQAQKSRGLDLDSGNILEKIRKYAPLMIPTLVSVIRGTNVFSMALESKGFGYSEKRTNYLDLKMTWKDLLASCIGIVVVAVVAYIRFDAAAFHSLVSTFPWADYSL
- a CDS encoding ABC transporter ATP-binding protein, yielding MEDGVKAVDIQGLHFSYRGNPEVEAVDGIDLSIERGEFVVVMGPSGAGKSTLANSLNGLIPGFLKGTYKGQVLVNGKPVKGNSVSSMARTVGLVFQDFEAQLFSTNVNLEIAFGPENFAVERTEIIKRIEKVLHTVNLQGFEERQPSTLSGGQKQRLAIGSVLATFPDIICMDEPTTDLDPVGKLGIFQIARELHASSDFTLIIIEHETEEALNADRLVLMKDGKILKEGKPDQLLRDVAFTDDIGIMSLQIPKFFHELLHIEGERLPITPEEGKAFFNERGLRIEDRAYQALLAGEKERRDTYGDPVVRVEGLSHVYPNGNKAVSDVDLEIREGEFVALLGHNGSGKTTLVKHLNGLLLPSEGEVAVYGKNTKEHSIFEIGKEIGYVFQNPDHQIFSDTVYDEVAFSPKIRGCGEEEVRRRVGEALESVELTGYEEADPFSLSKGERQRVAVASVLSARPKSIILDEPTTGLDFKEQRRMMELIRKLNEAGHTIIMITHTMWVVAEYAHRVAVIKDGRLLMDGPTREVFAREGELTASYLKTPHIVSLSNLLGKTLLSINEMKLCTGGM
- a CDS encoding translation initiation factor eIF-2B alpha/beta/delta subunit family protein translates to MRHLSDYMPFILKKENIARIEGDEVLIGNRSLYPFEKSFFRCRETEDVAWAIEKMVTQGGGPVRAAMQAMLLLAKRMDEGRLPRDPARFAQAKERLEKTRPTNTTMARVLELMVSAIQESLGKGACCGERAGAFIATYESRYEERAFAMADIGSSLIDDGDGVLTMCFAETSFILTIALAMEQGKRIKVYTPETRPYLQGARLTAPCLEEIGADVTLITDNMPAYLMSQGKIQKYMTAVDIAVSDGWVANKIGTYQNAISAAFHGIPYFPFSGDPDMRKVGRDSIIIERRDPEEVKHLRGLATTTDTMKAYYPAFDIVPPHLIAGIITPKGLISPYLLKRVYGEGESAL
- a CDS encoding outer membrane lipoprotein-sorting protein; the encoded protein is MQKYNSYGRFKIVPVVLLCAAVSSFFFLSPEVVEGEPTAAELLAQVDDNEVYDTITYTGEMIIEYQGRRYEKRFEAVAKENSDSFIEFVNQEDLGTKYLKRSGRLYVYSPDSEQVMLISGHLLKESMMGSDLSYEDTIENNKMSDRYDPTLIGSDTIDGHPAWVLDLAAKKASESYPRRKFWVDKENGDLLHAEFYALSGAKLKEYSLIRADVIHDRRFPVEFEMRDLLRKNSRTLFIMHDVVLDAPVNDSVFSMRNLER
- a CDS encoding ABC transporter permease — encoded protein: MVKVMDKQRRGQGDLLTLSTIAYRNIWRNGRRTILCIIAVAVAVFFNIFMQAWISGMIEGIEEAVRTYETGHVNVVSNLFEEEREYYPVQYPIVDGKSATELSAEIEALPGVKAALPRITTYASLFDSTVKHALLWGVDIQRERAVNVFNLTDRDDGLIEGRFPKAGSNECAVGFEFARKAGVKIGDPIPLKTVSAQFSDKYWRPVITGIFTFDYRKFDEDVILVPIDRLQRILVLGEATQQMFIYAENADDAPRLRDEVAKILGPGQTVREWGDNYWVAYMRQTSFLYVIVFLVFQIVASFLIINTVLMVIHERIKEIGMMGALGMTRREIVTVFFLEAVFLSVLGSAVGMFFGGVATWIGSLFPLDMDTFTGGGMKEFPVSGTIFITFSPKILMEGFVFGILVSSLCTLIPSLKSAFIEPVEALRR
- a CDS encoding ABC transporter permease — protein: MRFSISGTVASMALRNLARHRVKTVITALAVAVSVALYIFMDGWLLGMNLDSRRNIVSYEMGAAKIQTKTYFDKKDELPMYESFTGWQSIASALERSGYDAAPRFVFSGTLYSRTGSAPILFNAMDPKREDRLLRYTDFVDAGRFPRSGSFEIALGTMAAEKLHVGIPRRPSKNIWEDEVLAAARDEEERIFVQGLYTERFESGEARMALRDDVTQEEINHLWDILYASGRMDVRISTVIDMIAAPEKIREERFEEDLLPSLTAEDRQLIQSAYTRDPFVGDYLLSTDDSDLLDRVLKAMTAADYSGAIRHVNQLIDAVVVGIINSPNPKTNGNIAYIPLDALQGTGGLMLDGAVTELLIRASNARDFVLPGSFESPDTITSALAASLAEEGKRFPSELVVKGWEDYSADYFAASAGDHVSTRIMALFLFLLSFIGIANTMLMAVLERTKEIGMMRALGMTDGQLLFSYVLEAGLVGLIGASVGVLLGCLINIPMVHTGIDFSSLAKQMGGDFGYRITSQFRSAWNPKVIVGTAFIATLLSALMALPPTFRALRMPVTESLRFE